From the Halobacterium zhouii genome, the window GACGCCGGCGTCGCCGACACGGGCGCGTACGCCGACCTGATGGCCGCGAACGCCGCCAACGAGGGCGTCGACGTGCGGGAGGACACCTCTGCGAGTGTCACGCTCGACCCGCCGTGCGTGAACGGCACGGCGTACGACGCCGTCGTAGTTGCCGCCGGTGCGCACACGAAGCGCGTGCTCGCCGACGCCGGCCTCTCCGTTCCACTGAAGCCGTACCGCGTGCAGGCGCTCACTGCGAACGGCGTCGACAGTGTTTCATCCGACACCACCCGGCCGATGCCGACGTTCTACGACGCGACGGAGGGGTACTACGCCCGCCCCCACCCCGAGGGGTTGCTCGCGGGCGACGGCACCGAACCCGTCGAAGCCGACCCCGAAGCTTACGACCGCGCGGGCGACGAGTGGTTCGTCGCGGACACGACCGGTCGCCTGGAGGACCGCCTGCGGGGCTACGACGCCGACGTGAATCGCGCGTGGGCAGGTCTCTGCGTCGCCACGCCGGACCGCGACCCGCTACTCGGGGAACTCGCGGACGGCGTCTTCGTGGCCGCCGGGTGGCAAGGCCACGGCTTCATGCGCGCGCCGGCGACGGGGGAAGCGATTGCAGAACAGGTGCTCGGCGGCGAGGGAATCCCGGCGTTCGACCCGACGCGGTTCGACGGCGACGAGGCGTTCGACGTCGTCGAGGGGATGGTCGTCGACTGACTACGCGTCGGACTGGTCGTCCGTCGCTTGGCTCTCGCTCGTCTGGCCGGATTCGTCGTGTTCGGTCACGGGCACGCCGGTGGTGCCGTCGTCCTCGCCCTTCGGCAGGTACACGTGTAGCGTGCCATCTGACTGGAGTTCCGCGCGCGCGTGCTCGGCGTCCACCACGGCGTCCGCGGGGAGCGTCGCCTCGCCGTCCATCGACAGTCCGCGCCCCGGGAACTGCATCTCGAACCCCTCCCGGTACTGCCGAAAGCGGTCGATCCGGACCCGGACCGTGTTCCCCACGTAGTTCACCTGCACGTCGCTCGCCGTCACGCCCGGCGCGTCGAACACCACGAGGTACTCGTCGTCGCTCTCCAGAACGTCCACGGCGAGTGGCGCCTCCTCCTGGAACCGACCCGCGGCGCGACCGACGCGGCGCGCGACCGCACCGCCCACCGCCTCTGCGAACTCCCTGCCCCTCATACGTCGATCTCCTCCAGGGGCTCTGTCTCTCCGCAGTACGGACACGAGAAGTCGTCGACGCCGACGCTGTCGGGCATGTCGTACGTGTAGTGGAGCTGGAACATGTCGAGTTCGCAGTCGTCGTTCGTGCAGCGAACCTCGAGCGTGGCGGGCATACCTACACGTACACCCGTAGCGGGCAAACCGTTTTCGGCCTCCGCAGGTTCCGCGACGTTCTCGGACGTCGTTCCACCAGCCGG encodes:
- a CDS encoding NAD(P)/FAD-dependent oxidoreductase, which gives rise to MDDTLDGTGRRVAVVGGGAVGLTAARDLAAHGTAVTLYERDEVGGASTGRAAGILYDAYAEDVDARVGERAIERFRSISGDSEFTFEPSPYVWFVTESGAKADAIREQVAGMQRHGRDVERLTGEELAAEFPAVRADDVVEAAVAWDAGVADTGAYADLMAANAANEGVDVREDTSASVTLDPPCVNGTAYDAVVVAAGAHTKRVLADAGLSVPLKPYRVQALTANGVDSVSSDTTRPMPTFYDATEGYYARPHPEGLLAGDGTEPVEADPEAYDRAGDEWFVADTTGRLEDRLRGYDADVNRAWAGLCVATPDRDPLLGELADGVFVAAGWQGHGFMRAPATGEAIAEQVLGGEGIPAFDPTRFDGDEAFDVVEGMVVD
- a CDS encoding Hsp20/alpha crystallin family protein → MRGREFAEAVGGAVARRVGRAAGRFQEEAPLAVDVLESDDEYLVVFDAPGVTASDVQVNYVGNTVRVRIDRFRQYREGFEMQFPGRGLSMDGEATLPADAVVDAEHARAELQSDGTLHVYLPKGEDDGTTGVPVTEHDESGQTSESQATDDQSDA
- a CDS encoding DUF7559 family protein, encoding MPATLEVRCTNDDCELDMFQLHYTYDMPDSVGVDDFSCPYCGETEPLEEIDV